TGCTACGATTACTGACTAACCCTCCCAGCACCGGCGCATCGGGCTACGTGGGCGGCCAGCTCCTGCACGAGCTCACACAAGCCCATCCCGAGTACACCATCGCCACGCTCGTGCGCGACGCCAACGCAGCCGAGACCATCGCAAGGGCGTATCCGAGAGTGCGCACTGTGGTGGGCGACCTAGATGATAGTGCGCTCGTGGAACAGGAGGCTTCACAAGCTTTGGTTGTACTGAGTCAGTAGTGATGTTTCATGATATTTTGGTGGTGTGGTGTTGCTGACCGGGGGGGGGGAACTGAACTCAGATGTTGCGTCGAATAAGCATATTGGGTCGTTGCAGGCGATTCATCGAGGGTTGGCGAAGAGGGGAAATGGTAAGGcatgatgaattgaatgagAGGGATTGAACTGATGATGAATAGGTTATTTGGTTCAAATTTCTGGTGCGAGTTTATTGCCTGTTAAGGATTTGTCTTCACCGTCCTTCAAACCAGGTGAACCATCCAGCGACATCTGGGATGATCTCGATGGCGTGTCTTCCATTCTAGACCTCATCCGCAGCCACGACTCTCGCGTGGTAGACAACTACATTCTCAAAATCGCAAAAGAAACACCCTCTATCAAAACAGCCCTCGTCCTCCCTCCCATTATCTACggaaaaggccaaggtcctGTTAAGCAGCGCAGCGTTCAAATCCCCGCACTCTCAAAAGTCGCCATTGAGCGAGGCCATGCCGTCAGAGCGGGTCGCGGTCTAGCAGCCTGGACGAATGTTCACGTCGCTGACCTTGCGAGATTATTCACGATTTTAGCTGAAAAGGGCGCAAAGGGAAGTGAAGATGGGAATGTCTGGGGTGAGAAGGGGATTTATCTTCCTGGTGTTGGCGAGCTGGTAAGTCGACTACGTTCACTCACCAATTGGCAAAGCTAACAATTTAGACATGGGCCAATATTTCGGATAGAGTCGCCAAAGCAGCAAAGGACCAGGGGCTGATTGACACACTTGAAGTCGAAGAGCTGTATAAACCAGAGGTCGACACTGCACTCCCGGCTGGTTCAGTATTCTTCGGCAGCAATGCCCGAAGCAAGCCCCGTCGCGCCACTGAAGTCTTGGGCTGGAAGCCGAAGGAGACAGGcctcgatgaagagattccGCGAGCTGtggctgaagaggcagaggctcGGAAGTGAAGTTAGGCTAGTCTTTAACGAGATAATTGATAGACATTATCTTATCTTGAGTCATGATATGAGATGTCGCTTGAGGTGTAATTCTTTGCCCAGTGTGAGCAGGTCGATGGAGATGCGGGGTAGTGCAGTGGAGTTTAGCGCTGTCGTTGTAGGCTTCACTTCCCTATCTCGGTAGTGGAGATGATTGTGAGGGGGTGTTAAAAAGAGAAGGTCTGCGCGATCAAGACGACGGAAACAATCGCCATTCTCGTCGGTCTATATCAGATTGAATAGAGTCAGCCATAGTCTTATATGAGATTTGTCAAGGCTTCAAGTACAAGAGGCCCTCCCAAGCTTGAACACCAGTCCGTCTACACCAGCcaacccatctcatcaccaaaatGGCTGCCTCAATTGAACTCACAGCTCCCAACGGAGTAAAATGGTCTCAACCAAccggcctcttcatcaacaacgaatTCGTCCCCTCATCAAGCAACAAAACCCTCACATCAATCGACCCCGCGTAAGTTCCTACCCCTCTGTACCTCACCCCACTAACACATTCCAGCACCGAACAAGAAATCGCAACAGTTCAGTCCGCAGATTCAGAAGACATCGACAAAGCCGTCAAAGCAGCCAAAGCCGCACTGCGCCATGAATCATGGCGAGATCTCCCCGCCTCAGACAGAGGTCAACTCATGGCTCGTCTCGCTGATCTGATCGAGTCCAAGCGCGAGCTCTTCGCTACAATTGACGCCTGGGATAACGGCAAGACGTACATCGAGACCCTGGAGAATGATCTCGTTGAGGCCGTGGGCGTTATTCGGTATTACTCTGGCTGGGCTGATAAGACGTTCGGCCAGACTATTAACACGACGCCAAAGAAGTTTGCGTACACGATTCGTCAGCCGATTGGTGTTGTTGCGCAGATCATCCCGTGGAATTATCCTCTATCCATGGCGACGTGGAAGCTAGGCCCTGCGTTAGCTTGTGGAAATACAGTTGTTATCAAGGCAGCGGAACAAACGCCCCTaagtcttcttgttctgggAGAACTTATTAAGGAAGCTGGTTTTCCGCCTGGTGTAgtcaacatcgtcaatgGTCTGGGCAAAGACACGGGCGCTGCGTTGGTGCAGCATCCGTTGGTTGACAAGATCGCTTTTACGGGGTCAACAGCTACAGCAGCTAGCATCATGGGCGTCGCTGCAAAGACACTCAAAAACATAACCCTCGAAACGGGCGGGAAGTCACCGTTGAttgtgtttgatgatgcggAGCTTGACCAGGCTGTTAAGTGGTCGCACTTCGGCATCATGTCGAACCAAGGACAGATCTGCACCGCGACGTCGCGAATCCTCGTGCAAGAGACTATTTACGAGACATTCATCAAGGAGTTTATTGATACTCTCAACACGGTTAGCAAAGTTGGTAACCAGTGGGACAAGGAAACGTACCAGGGACCGCAGGTATCAAAGGTTCAGTACGAGAGGATCCTGGAGTACATCGACATTGGCAAAAAGGAGGGCGCCACAGTCGCAGCAGGCGGTCACCCTCTAAAAGTCGGAGACTCAGACAAGGGATTCTACATTTCTCCCACGGTCTTCACAGACGTCAAGCCTTCTATGAGAGTGTTCCGCGAAGAAATCTTTGGTCCGGTGGTTGTCATTTCCACGTTCaagacggaggaggaggcgatTGAGTTGGCGAATGATACGACGTATGGACTTGGCGCTGCTGCTTTTACGACGAATTTGGAAAAGGCCCATCGCGTTGCTGCTGCGATTGAGGCGGGAATGGTCTGGATTAATAGTTCTCAGGATTGCGATCCTCGTGTGCCGTTTGGTGGTGTTAAGCAGAGTGGTATTGGGAGGGAGCTTGGTGAGGCGGGATTGGAAGCTTATACGCAGATTAAATCTGTTCACGTCAACATGGGAAATAGGTTGTAGATGATTGCATTTACAATAGATAGACAAGTTTAAATTACTCGTCACTTCGATATATGTCGCGTGCGCTCAATTGTGACACTCAAACTGGGATCGTGATGCTTCAAAGCTCATCTGTATTATCGCCAACAAATagattgacaaagaaaatgTAACCAGATACATGGTAGTACTATACCGGCGGGATATGAACAAAACGAAGAAATGAAAAGAAAATGCCCAAGGTAAACAAGAGGATATATGTAAAAAGGACACAAGACCAGGCAGCAaaccatccaatccaatccagTCCAATTCCCATAAAAGCAATCTCGCAGACTCCAACCCCATCCCAAAATCCCAAGAATTCATCATCTTACAACTCAAATGACCCAGTTAAATTAAGCAGATTTTGTCATGGCATACTCCTTCAGAATTTGAACTGCCTCCTCCCAGCCTCGCGACGCAGCAATCTCAGTGACATCTCgatcaagctcatccttcacATCGAGGTCAAACCCAGCCTTCTCACCcagaagacgaagaatcTGCTCATCGccgttctcaacagcctgcATGACACCGTTCCACCCTCGGTACACCTTGTTAGGATCAGCGCCGTGCTCGAGGAGAAACTCGAGCATCTCGGAGTCGCCGCGGTATCGGCGTAGGGCCTTGACGATGGGGAGATGCTCTCCGGGCGCGTTGATGTCGGCGCCGCCCTCGTTGATGAGGAACCACACGATGTCCTTGCGGTCTTCGCGGATGGCGGATGTGAGCGGTGAGAAGACACCGCcgttcttgtcctcgacTGATACGCCAGCtgcgaggaggagcttgacgGACTCGAGCTGGTTGGCGACGACGGCCATTTCCATCACGCCTTTGAAGGCGCGGGGCTCAGCGAGCACGGAGAGGATGCGCTTGAGCACGGGGGGGTTGCGGACGGCCATGCACACGGGCCAGTCTTGACCGCGGACGTTAGGATCAGCACCGTGGCTGAGCAAAAAGTCCACCATCTCGACCCTGTTCTCACGAATAGCAGTCGTCAACGGTGAGTGACCCTTGGGGTTCTTATCATTAGGGTTCATGCCCTTCTCCAGCAGCCATGTAAGCGCCTCCATGTTGTTAACACTAACGGCAGTCTCGACAATGCCCTTGGGGGAGCTAAGGTTCACGCCCGCATCGACAAGAGGCGGGAGGAATTGAAGACGGTTGTGCGTGATGCACTTGAAGGCGGGATACTCGCTGGCGGGGACGTTGGGGTCCGCCttgttggcgaggaggaggtggaagATGTCAGGGCGGTTGTCGCGGATGGATGTGCAGAGGGGCGTGTACACGCCGTCCTTCTTCTGATTGGGGTCGACCTTTGCGTtgaggaggaccttgacgGACTCGATGTTGTTGACGCTGACGGCGAGCTCCATGATACCGGGGGCCTTCTTGGGGTCGGCGCCGTGGGCGAGGAGGACCTGCAGACAGGCGCTCTGGTAGGTGGCGGGCCAGAGCATGTGCTTGGGACCAGGCAAGTTGGGGTTTGCGCCGTGGTCGAGGAGACTATTCACGATATCTACACGCGAGTTCTGAATGGCCTCGAAGAGAGCAGTCTTTCCCTCGCGACTCTTCAAATCGGGATCAGCGCCGtagtcgaggatgagatcgatgaACTTCTTGGgcgtcttcttgttgatagCGCTGCTGAGGAGTGTCTCGCCGGTGGCGGTCAATTGATTAGGGTCACCGCCGTAGATGAGAAGCAGGTGAGCAAAGTTGACCTTGTTGGCGAtacaagcagcagcaagggGAGTCTCGTTGTCCTCACCCATAGCGAAGCGAGGATCAGCGCCGtacttgagaagaggaacGGCACCAGCGAGGAAAGACTTCTCCACGGCGGCGAGCAGCGGTGTTACACCATCGCGATCGGTGCCGTTGGGATCAGcgccgaagaggaggaggagacgaACGGCCTCGGCGTCGCTGTTGAGGACAGCTTCCTTGAGAGCGAGATGCTCAGGGCCAGTGTTGGGGGACACACCACGATCCAGGAGCTGCTCGATGAGTTTGTGGTTCCTACCGCGCACGGCGGTGAGGAGAGCAGACTTGAGGTTGGCTGCGTCGGTGCCGACGGTGTTTCTCGGGTTCCAGCGGGGCATGCTGAAGGGATCGGCCTTGAGTCGCACAACCTTTGTGCCACCGTTGAGATCCAGACCCGAGAGCTCCTCAAGCGATACTTCACTATCTGACACGGCGGTGTGCTGCGACCGCGCCTCGTGGTGTTCGTCAAAGGTGCTCATGCGGTCAAAGGTAGCAGTGGTACCAGAGTGATACCGCTCATTGGAGGCGATTGAACTAGCAGTGTTGTGATGGTGGCCGGTAAACGAACGAGCATCCGCCTGATGCAGTGACGCAGCGAGTGTATCTTCGCGCATAGATGATGATCGCTCCGTCCAGGGAAGAGGGGGCAATGGGggttgagaagccatcgacatgGCGGCGCTGTGTCCCTCCACACCACGGTGTTGCGACGCAGAAGAAGGTGTGTACTGCGAACCACCGTGGTCAGAAAGCTTCGATCTCGGCGCCATGCCAGCACGGGTATCCATGCGGTCGAGGGCAGCAGCGAGGCCAGTGTAGCCGATACCAAGCTcattctcaatcttctcattcCCCAGACTCCACTGAAACATGAGCGCACTCATACGCAGGCTCTCGCGCGTGCGTCCCAGGGCGCTGAtcatcttctcgatgtcgTTGTCGCCAAAGATGCGACCCCAGCCACGGCGCATGCGGCCCATGGCGCCCTTGCGCTCGTTCTCGAGGAACTTGCCGAGCATCTGGTCCAGCAGCTGGAAGTCGGCCTGCGTGACGCGGAACTTCTTGCTCAGCTCGGAGATGACGTCGCCGGGGAAGGTCTGCTGGTTGCGGATGCACTCGCCGAGCCCGGCCtcgatggagaagaggattTCGCACGTGTCGAGGAAGTCGTGGGCGAGGGTGTCGAGGCCGTGCGGCTGCTTGGTCACCATGGTGAGGTACTCGAGCATGCGCACCGAGATGCGGTCGCCGAGCGCCGTGGTCTTGTGGCACAGCTCCAGGCAGGCGCTCTGCGCCTTTGTCGAGTTGGCCATGGcgctgctcttcttgctggtgaGCGATCTCGGGGCTGTGGtagtggtgttggtggtggcgcTGGGAGCTCTCTTCTGCGACGGCGCAGTAGTTGTGGTAGGGCTCTTGATGGGACTGGCGACGTGGACCTGCGAGGACACAGGAGCGacgatctgcttcttctgaggAGGAGTTCTAGGTCGTGTGACGGTGGTGACCTGTGCGATGGATGGGGCGACGGGGAGGACAGGACTGCTCGGGGAGGAGGGCAGGCCAAGAGCTTCCTTTGATACGAGGGAGAAGGACTCGCGGGGACCTAGAGCAAGGGCTTCGATGAAAGAGTATTCCTTGTCGTGTCTCtctgcagcagcttgagcGGTTCCCACGGTGGTCATTATTTTGTATATAAAAACGAATGGGAGAGGAGCCAAGCTGAGGGGGGGAGAGAGGGAACAGAGGGGATCTTGTTCCCTTTGAGCGAGAGCGGGCGGAAAACGAGATACCAAAGCTGTTTTAGCTTTAAAAATGGGGAGAGGAGGTCAATCAGCCTTTATGGCGCTTTGGAACCAGTTCCACACCAAGAGATCGGGTCTGGTGCATGCCAGTCGAGAATTCCTACCCTCAGGTACCGCACTGTACAATACGGATACATCCCAGAGAGTGGTGAGTGTGTGTTGTTGACGGAAGTCGTCTAAGGCGGAACGGATCTGCCGGCCTGAACGAGTAGCGTTACGccttcaagcccaagccaagatcccAGGGGGCGGTGGGGGGGTCCACACCCGTCAGCTCCCCATCCCATCGAGGCGAGCTACCCAAGGAGACTAGGGGAACCCCTGTtacagagcagagcagatCGACGCTTTGACTTGTAAGACCAAAGTGCCACGGACCCTGGTGTCTCTTGCGATGGTGAGGGCCCGAGGGGAAGTTGGGCGACGCGATGTGATGTCGTTAAGGAAACGGGGAACGGGTGTATTACCCGCCTGGGCCAAGTACGATATTCCAATTCAAGGCATGAGCTGCAAGGAAAGATAACGATCCGACTGGGAATAATAAAAAAGGCGGTCGGGAGAGATAGATGCAGAGGATAGGATAGATCGCAAACGTGAAACCAAAGTCTATGTAGTGCGGGCAATAAAGACATGTACGCTCGGACGATGCGCATGCAACCACGATAACTGAGCACACTCAAATCTCAGCACTGAAGAAATGGTCACCCAGATGTTTAGTTTAGTTTAGGTGCTCAAGTGCTGTAGAGTAACAGAGGCACAGCCCGGGGACAAATCACATCGTCACCCGAGGGGCAGGGCCTACTCACATTAAGCTTTGCAGGGGTGCAGGGGACATCTTCATCCTGGGCTTATCCCCAATCGTCAGCAAATTTCACAGGGTCTGTGTCCCGCATTTCACAgtgcaacaccatcaattCAGCTGGTATTGCTCGTTGCTCTGGCCGAGGCTACACTGTGTCCAGATCTATTGTTAGTGCCTACAGCTAGCATACAGTAGTGTGAAAAGCACAAGGGGgcccatcaccatcacaaGAAGTTCGAGTCGGGATTaagcaaggcaaagaaaccCTGTGAGATGCCATGGGTAGGTAACAAATGAGAACCTGCAGAAAATGGATATTTCTCTTGGTCATCGCTGCCAGGGTCGTgactcttttttttttttctctctttcgCCTGAAACATTTCTAAACGCAAGGGTTTGCTTTATAGGAAAGATCTGCTCAATGGGGGCAGCTTAGCTTGCGAGCACTGGAATAAAAAGTCAACCCGCTGTAAGCCCAGGCAGCCTCATGGCGACAGACTCTGGCGCTAGAGCTGAGAGAGAGCACGGGAATACAGAGAGCGTTCCTGACGCCAAACGCGGAACAGGGACATGGATTTCAGAGATTGTTTGACATGGCTTCAATCGAGAGAAAACgaaggaagagaaatggttcagaaaaaagaaaggaaagtGTTCGTTTATGTATGCATTTCTTGGCTCTTCCCTTGCATTTGACTCACGATGCGATGCGAAGAGTGCTCCCTACTTGTCGAGTGCGCTGATGTCTCGGACCCCCGGCCATCTCTCCACCAGACGATTACCTTGCCTACCATTGCAAGATATGAATGGATCGTGAGATAACCGAATAAGAGAATTGACTGGATGATCAAGCAAATGCCTCCTCCAGCCACGTCAATACCGCATGAATGACAATTTACAACGTCGTACGGTATAAAACATGCATGCCATTAAGCAGCCATCCCTGCTTATTATACCTCTGACCAATATATACAGGGTCCCCATCACGagctcagcccagctcaAGATACAGGCGATAAACACTGCAAGATACTGTATAAACAAGTTTCCAATCTGAATGCCacgtggagaagaagtgcGTAAGGTAATGCAGGGAGGGGAAACCTGTACCCGAGTGTGTTTGGCAAAGTCTAGACTCGTAACGAGACAAGCCCCGAAGTATGTCtccctccatcatctcacaACTCTGATCCGGATCAAGACATGGGCTAGCGCTCCTctagaagaaagaaaggggCCGCTACCTAAGAGAGGACGGACGAACCTTGATTTGTGTTTTTTTTCATCCCTTGTGATGCAGGTCGCTTGCTTTTTTTTGACGTGAACCACTGAGAGGAGACGTGTCGTAAACGAACCTTTAGCCCTATGATGAATCCATGCATGGCATCATTCATAttgcttttttcttcttcttccccataATATGCAAGTCAATTTAAATGCGATGAATCAATTTCCAGTCCCAACGAGCCGGGACCCGTCCCCGTTTGCTGCACcacttttttttatttaatCTTTGGAGGCGTTGAGGCCAAGTGGGCAAACTAACTCTTGAATTTAAATACGCTCtgatgctcttcttcgcAAACGGCACTCGAGATGCATCTTAAGCTCTACGCGCGGCTGTGCCGCATTCCAGGTTCCTGGTGCTATTAAAGTTAAGTTAAGTTTTGGCGGGAATCAGATCGATACAATTATTGgttcttgtttgtttgtcatTCCAGATCTGATCTGTAGTATTTTGGTGATCTCCCTGCTTAGATCTCCACCTGTTGcagtgctgttgctgcttcaacctcctcctcactgCAAGTGTCGCGAAGGATTCAATGTAAGggagtttttttttttttttttacaaAAGACAAGGTGACGATATATCGTACCATTATGCGACCGTTGCGCATGCGTAACTGAgactctttgcttttttgtcTCTTCGGGCGTCACGTTTTTACGCCCGAGACTTGCATGCCTCGTGTATGCCCTCGCAGCTGGAATGACGCCAGACACCACCAATCCCGCCCGCAAAAGTCATCCAATCGAACAATACCAAAACCCCGTTTAACTCCACAGGAAGCAAGGGAAACACACGATTGATTCAACATGTCACATCCCGTATTCTGACGTCTCACACGTAAAGAAGACAAACAAACGAAAAAAAGGGTGATGTAACATTGGATGTCCGATAGACGACGGCCCGGGACGGAAAGGCAATCTCACACAATGAGATAAACTGTGCTCGATTTCTATTGTCCGCATTGTGCATGCACACCTACCTTATCTGCCTGGCGAGTAGTTTTTGTTGGCCACCACCAAATTGTTAGTATCAGTGCGCATCGGCCGCGTAGAGCCTCCCGTATCTGAGcacccatccatctccaGGCATTTTCGTGGCGTCTCTGTACCTACAGGGGGGCTGTTCATCTGCCCGCACTGGAAATGGCTTTTCGTTTTTCACAGCTGTGTAATTTAGAGGCGACAAAGTGGCTTGCGTCGTTATTGAACAGAAGGGTATTGTCAATGGAACTCTGTTGTTATTAGCGCTGCAATCAGAATTATCTTGACGTCTTGTTCCTCACCAACACGCAAACCCAAGAGTAACTGACGCCAGCAGTGAAGAAGTGGCACGGCACACTCGCGGACAATTCTCTCCCGCAATGGTCAGTGCCGAGAGCAGTGCTCGGACATGACGCCACGATTCTCTCTAGATCTGGCCCTTCTTTGCA
This genomic interval from Fusarium verticillioides 7600 chromosome 1, whole genome shotgun sequence contains the following:
- a CDS encoding aldehyde dehydrogenase (NAD+); its protein translation is MAASIELTAPNGVKWSQPTGLFINNEFVPSSSNKTLTSIDPATEQEIATVQSADSEDIDKAVKAAKAALRHESWRDLPASDRGQLMARLADLIESKRELFATIDAWDNGKTYIETLENDLVEAVGVIRYYSGWADKTFGQTINTTPKKFAYTIRQPIGVVAQIIPWNYPLSMATWKLGPALACGNTVVIKAAEQTPLSLLVLGELIKEAGFPPGVVNIVNGLGKDTGAALVQHPLVDKIAFTGSTATAASIMGVAAKTLKNITLETGGKSPLIVFDDAELDQAVKWSHFGIMSNQGQICTATSRILVQETIYETFIKEFIDTLNTVSKVGNQWDKETYQGPQVSKVQYERILEYIDIGKKEGATVAAGGHPLKVGDSDKGFYISPTVFTDVKPSMRVFREEIFGPVVVISTFKTEEEAIELANDTTYGLGAAAFTTNLEKAHRVAAAIEAGMVWINSSQDCDPRVPFGGVKQSGIGRELGEAGLEAYTQIKSVHVNMGNRL
- a CDS encoding hypothetical protein (At least one base has a quality score < 10) encodes the protein MTTVGTAQAAAERHDKEYSFIEALALGPRESFSLVSKEALGLPSSPSSPVLPVAPSIAQVTTVTRPRTPPQKKQIVAPVSSQVHVASPIKSPTTTTAPSQKRAPSATTNTTTTAPRSLTSKKSSAMANSTKAQSACLELCHKTTALGDRISVRMLEYLTMVTKQPHGLDTLAHDFLDTCEILFSIEAGLGECIRNQQTFPGDVISELSKKFRVTQADFQLLDQMLGKFLENERKGAMGRMRRGWGRIFGDNDIEKMISALGRTRESLRMSALMFQWSLGNEKIENELGIGYTGLAAALDRMDTRAGMAPRSKLSDHGGSQYTPSSASQHRGVEGHSAAMSMASQPPLPPLPWTERSSSMREDTLAASLHQADARSFTGHHHNTASSIASNERYHSGTTATFDRMSTFDEHHEARSQHTAVSDSEVSLEELSGLDLNGGTKVVRLKADPFSMPRWNPRNTVGTDAANLKSALLTAVRGRNHKLIEQLLDRGVSPNTGPEHLALKEAVLNSDAEAVRLLLLFGADPNGTDRDGVTPLLAAVEKSFLAGAVPLLKYGADPRFAMGEDNETPLAAACIANKVNFAHLLLIYGGDPNQLTATGETLLSSAINKKTPKKFIDLILDYGADPDLKSREGKTALFEAIQNSRVDIVNSLLDHGANPNLPGPKHMLWPATYQSACLQVLLAHGADPKKAPGIMELAVSVNNIESVKVLLNAKVDPNQKKDGVYTPLCTSIRDNRPDIFHLLLANKADPNVPASEYPAFKCITHNRLQFLPPLVDAGVNLSSPKGIVETAVSVNNMEALTWLLEKGMNPNDKNPKGHSPLTTAIRENRVEMVDFLLSHGADPNVRGQDWPVCMAVRNPPVLKRILSVLAEPRAFKGVMEMAVVANQLESVKLLLAAGVSVEDKNGGVFSPLTSAIREDRKDIVWFLINEGGADINAPGEHLPIVKALRRYRGDSEMLEFLLEHGADPNKVYRGWNGVMQAVENGDEQILRLLGEKAGFDLDVKDELDRDVTEIAASRGWEEAVQILKEYAMTKSA